From the genome of Candidatus Saccharimonadales bacterium:
CCGTCTTCAAGCGGAGCGTCGATATAGCCCGCTAGGATAATCGGCTGGTACATCTGTGTTGTCTGGTATCCCTTTGGAAGGTCTGGGTAGAAATAATGTTTACGATCAAATCGGCTGATGTTCGCAATTTTAGCGTTCAATGCTTTTCCGGCTTTAATTGCTAGTGTGACTGCTTGACGGTTAAGGACCGGTAGCATTCCAGGTAAACCAAAATCAATCGGACTAACGACGCTGTTTGGTGATTTATCGCGTGCGTCATTGTCAGCACCACTAAATAATTTTGTGGCCGTCGCAAGCTGAACATGACATTCAATACCAATTGTTATGTCATATTTTCGCAACGCTTCTTCGTTTGTCATTAGATTGCCCCTAAATCTTTAAGTGCTTGTTTAAATCCAGACAAAGCACGCCTAGCATCATCGTAACTTACGTTTACATCAGTTTCATGCGCAATTTGATTACGCAGCTTATGCGCGGTCCAAACGTTATTAGCATTCGACCATGTGTCTTTAATTGTTTTCATGCGCTCGCCCATTGTTGTACCCCGAACACCTTTTTCGCGCAACGCCTGATCCAGCAGCTTGTCAGCATTTAATACAGTCAAGTGGTAGCTTGAAGGATTATCTTTTTTCAGTTGCTGTTCGATCTGCAGCCATTTTAGACGGTATTTATCAACGTTTAGGTTACGATTGCCTTTTTTGCTTAGCGTAATAACCGCAAATAGCATACCGGCGACGATAAGAATTGCTGCAAAAAAGAATATGAGTGCCGTATCCATATTATTTAGTCTCCATTTCTCTTGCTAAAGCCAGTATCTGCGCGTCGCTTTTGCGAGGACCGATAAGCTGAACTCCGATAGGGAGTCCGGCTTCACTTGTGCCGGCAGGAACACTGATCGCAGGAAGCCCTGCAAGGCTAGACGGAACAGTCATAATGTCTGCGAGGTACATTTTTACTGGATCGTTAACATTTTCGCCTAGCCCGAATGCCGGAGTTGGCGTCACCGGCCCGACAAGCACATCGTATGTCTTGAACAGATCATTGTATGCATTAATTAACAGTGTTCGCGCCTTTTGAGCCTGCTGGTAGTAGGCGTCAAAATAACCGCTGGAGAGCACATAGCTACCGATCATAATACGCCGTTTGTTTTCTGTCATAAAACCTTCGTCACGTGTTTGGCCGTATAATTCCGCAAGGGTTTTGACTCCCTCGGCGCGATGTCCGTAGCGAATACCGTCATAGCGAGCAAGGTTACTGCTCACTTCTGCAGGAACAATGATGTAATACATCGCCAGCGCATACTTTACAATCGGCATACTGACTTCTTCAACGGTGTGTCCTGCAGCCTTCAGTTTATCAATATACTCTAAAGTTCGCTTTAGAACCTCTGGGTCAACGTCTTCGCTCATAAATTCTTTGATAATACCAATTTTTTGAGAAGGTTTTGCAGTGCTTTCCGGAACGAAAAAATCAGGAAGCGTTGTCATATCGTGGTCGTCTTTTCCACTCATGATACTCATGACCAGTTCCGCATCTGCAACATCTTTCGTAAAACACCCGATCGTGTCGGTACTACTTGCCATAGCAACTACGCCGTAACGGCTGACGGTACCATAGGTAGGCTTTACGCCCACTACTCCGTTAAACGCTGCTGGTTGACGGATTGACCCGCCAGTATCGGTGCCTAGCGCAAAAGGAACGACATCGAGAGCCGTTACTACTGCTGAACCGCCGCTGCTCCCACCCGCAACTTTTGATTCGTCGAATGCATTTGTCGTAGGACCAAAATATGAATTTTCCGTACTTCCGCCATGCGCAAATGCGTCAAGGTTGGCTTTTGCAATACAGATTGCACCCTCAAGCTCTAGTTTTTCAATTGCCGTAGCCTGAAGAGGAGCGACAAAATTTTCAAGCATTCTACTCGCAGCTGTTGTCTTGCTCTCGAATGTTAAAAAATTATCTTTTGCGATAAACGGTACGCCTGCTAGCCTACCGACATTTTCACCCTTCGCCAATCGTGCATCAATATCCTTGGCACGTTGCCGTGCTCGTTCGCTTGTCGTACTAAGAACTGCGTGATGAGAGTTAATTTGGTTAACTCGACCAAGCGCCGCTTCGACTTCGGAAGCAGCGGTACTTGTTCCATTTTTGATACGCTCTGTAATTTCGGAAATATGGCTCATTATAAAACTTTCGGCACCTTTACTTGGTGTTTTTCGGATGCTGGCGAGCGTGCGAGCAACTCTTCGCGAGTAACGGTACTGGAAATCACCGTATCGTCACGCCAGACATTTTCAAGATCAGTTACTTGGTAGGTTGGCTCAACACCAGATGTATCGAGCTCGCTTAGTTGTTCGACATACTTTAGAATACCTTCAATATCAGCCTGTAAGCCATCAATTTCGTCAGGATTTAACTGCAGACTACTGAGCTGTGCAAGATGCTGCACATCGTCACGAGTTATTTGTGTCATATGATCTATTATAACCTAAAATCGTTACCGAGGTAAAACTATTCCCAACGAAATACCTTAAAGGCGATGAAGTAAATAACGATCATCCACACACCAATTAGGCCGATTTGCGGCAGGATATCAATAAAGTGTTTGCCCTCTGTAGCAATCAAGCGAATACCATCGATAATCGGTGTTAGAGGCAAGAAAGCAGAGATGTTTTGTAGCCATTCTGGCATCAAGAATCTTGGGAAAAATGTACCCGACAAGAACATCATTGGAAATACGATGATGTTGGAAAGAGGCGCGGCTTGGCGTTCGTTTTTCGCCCATCCACCAAGTGCCAAACCAATACCCAGGATAGTGATGATACCAAATATCAAGAATATCGCGAGCTCCAGATAATTCCCGACAACCTGCAGATGAAATACGCTAATAGCAACCACAAACATCACACCAAGCGAGATAAGGCCTATAATCGCCTGTCCGATCATCGTCGCAAGGAAGTATTGCCATACCTTAAGGGGCGTTGTGCTCAGACGACGTAGTATTCCCATCTTCTTTAGTTCAGGAAATACGTTAACCGGTCCAAAGATGCCCATGCCAATGATGGCAAACCCGAGTAGGCCCGCGAAGGTGTAGTCAAAGGCCGAAAGGCTTCGTTCGTTCAACTGCTCGGTAGCAACGGTAAACGGCGTATCATTCTTTACGAACTTCGCATTAATTCCCTTGAATTCAGCATCAAGAATGCTTCCGAGTGCTTGGCCAGACTGCTGGTTGTTCTGCGTATAGACAACTTTTGCCTGACCGCTTGGAAATTTGGCATCCTTTTGAACTGAACCAAAATCTTTTGGCAAGATAATGGCGGCATCAAGTTCAGAACGACTCATCTTGTCTTTTGCTTGATCAAGCGTCGTTACTTCCTTGTCGACTTTTAAGACTTTGCTGTCCTGAGTTTGTTTTGTAAAATCCTTAGCGAACGAACTGTTTGATTCGTTGATCAGTGCAACGTTAAATGATACGTCACCACTGCCGCTGTTTAGACCGCCGAAGAC
Proteins encoded in this window:
- a CDS encoding Asp-tRNA(Asn)/Glu-tRNA(Gln) amidotransferase subunit GatB, whose translation is MTNEEALRKYDITIGIECHVQLATATKLFSGADNDARDKSPNSVVSPIDFGLPGMLPVLNRQAVTLAIKAGKALNAKIANISRFDRKHYFYPDLPKGYQTTQMYQPIILAGYIDAPLEDG
- the gatA gene encoding Asp-tRNA(Asn)/Glu-tRNA(Gln) amidotransferase subunit GatA; this translates as MSHISEITERIKNGTSTAASEVEAALGRVNQINSHHAVLSTTSERARQRAKDIDARLAKGENVGRLAGVPFIAKDNFLTFESKTTAASRMLENFVAPLQATAIEKLELEGAICIAKANLDAFAHGGSTENSYFGPTTNAFDESKVAGGSSGGSAVVTALDVVPFALGTDTGGSIRQPAAFNGVVGVKPTYGTVSRYGVVAMASSTDTIGCFTKDVADAELVMSIMSGKDDHDMTTLPDFFVPESTAKPSQKIGIIKEFMSEDVDPEVLKRTLEYIDKLKAAGHTVEEVSMPIVKYALAMYYIIVPAEVSSNLARYDGIRYGHRAEGVKTLAELYGQTRDEGFMTENKRRIMIGSYVLSSGYFDAYYQQAQKARTLLINAYNDLFKTYDVLVGPVTPTPAFGLGENVNDPVKMYLADIMTVPSSLAGLPAISVPAGTSEAGLPIGVQLIGPRKSDAQILALAREMETK
- the gatC gene encoding Asp-tRNA(Asn)/Glu-tRNA(Gln) amidotransferase subunit GatC, coding for MTQITRDDVQHLAQLSSLQLNPDEIDGLQADIEGILKYVEQLSELDTSGVEPTYQVTDLENVWRDDTVISSTVTREELLARSPASEKHQVKVPKVL
- a CDS encoding ABC transporter permease, with the protein product MKRSLFTVATFVKINTRRFFRDKLAIFFTIGFPLIFLFVFGGLNSGSGDVSFNVALINESNSSFAKDFTKQTQDSKVLKVDKEVTTLDQAKDKMSRSELDAAIILPKDFGSVQKDAKFPSGQAKVVYTQNNQQSGQALGSILDAEFKGINAKFVKNDTPFTVATEQLNERSLSAFDYTFAGLLGFAIIGMGIFGPVNVFPELKKMGILRRLSTTPLKVWQYFLATMIGQAIIGLISLGVMFVVAISVFHLQVVGNYLELAIFLIFGIITILGIGLALGGWAKNERQAAPLSNIIVFPMMFLSGTFFPRFLMPEWLQNISAFLPLTPIIDGIRLIATEGKHFIDILPQIGLIGVWMIVIYFIAFKVFRWE